GGTTATTTAGTTTTTCCCATACTTTGATAATTTTCAGCTTATGTTCATCCTGACTTCCCACAGATAATGGGATAGGGATAATTTTCCCGAGCAAACATGCCCAGAATAACAGAAGAAAATCTCCGTTATCTTCAATTTGAATAACTACTTCATCTTCTTCCTTAATTCCTGCTTCCTGTAAATTATGTAGAATAAAAAGAGCTTTCTCATATAGTTCGGCATAAGGCAAATAAGATTCATTGCTACTATCTTTTATTAAGCAAATAAAGGAAGTATTAATTTCTTTTGCCTTTAATAAATAGGATACCAGGTCTGCTGGGGAAACGGAATTACTCATATTACTATTGGAAATTTTAAGATTCGATAAATTTCAGATGTATGGGCCTGTGAAAATCGCTTAAGGACTAAGCTACTCCCAGTAAATTTCTGCAACTCTATTATTAAGAATTACTGTTGAGCGTTTTACGCCAGATTCTTTTTGAATAACAAACTGATTGTCTTCCGGGAAAACAATAGTCTGACTAATCACTGTTCTTTCGTTTTCTTTATGAAAAACCACAGCTATTTTTGATTTGTATTTTTTAGCGGCAAATAATACTTTACTATCTTTTACCCTCATCTCTTCCACATTATTCCAGTCAGATTTAGTCAGATTAACCAGCTGCATCATCCTTTCGGCATCAGGTACACCACTGCCTAAATAATTATTACTATAGGGATACAGATTTCCGGATTTCTGTAATAACTGACTTATATCTGAACTGGTCAGGCGGGGATTTTTTTCCAGAAGACAGGCGACCAGTCCTGTGATAACCGGTGCTGAGAAAGATGTTCCGTTATTAGAATAACAAGAAATATCCGGTTTTATATAGCTTAAAAAAGGAGGTCCTATTCCACTGAAAATTGCCTTTTGACCATGTTTATCAGTTGATCCTACTGCTATTGCACCCGTTGCATCAGCAGGAGTTGAAATATATTTCCAGTTTCTGTTTCCTCCTTCATTTCCTGCCGCAATCACGATGATCATTCCCTTTTCTCTGACAGCTATACTTACAGCTTTTGCAATTGAACTGGTCACTCCATTCATATTTTCCGGCCTGTAGTTTTCAAGAGGATTGTCATATTCAGCAGAATACGCCAGTGAAGTATTGACTAATCTTACCCCCAGACTATCCATCCATTCTAAAGCTGAAACCAGATAGTCTTCCTCTTTTCGAAATTCCTTCCGGGAGTCATCTGTTCTGGCTAAATAAAATGAGGCATCAGTTGCTAAACCATATTTTTTTCGTTTGTCTTTGTCAGATCCGGCTATAAATTGCCAGACCAGCGTACCATGCGTATCATTAGGACCAGTTCCTCTGTCAAAAAAATTATCACGATCAGCAGGTTCTATGAAGTCCTTTGTTCCTAATACCCGTTTATCATTAAAAACAGCTTGTAAAGACGCGTTCTGTTTTGATTTCCAGAAGTGCCCGTCAATAACGCCGATCACTACGTTTTTACCCGTAAGATTTTCTTTTGCTATAGCCTTACTGTTGATCTGCTCCAATACAAAATTATCAGTCTCAGTTTCATTATCAGAAGAAGCAAGAACTGAATTGCTCTTAATTAACCTGATATCCTTAACAAAGCCTGTTTCTCTGAGTAACCGGATTTCATCCTGATTAAGGTAAGCTGAAACAGCATTCAGCCATTTAGATCTGCAAACTACTTTAATATGACTGGCTGACAGAAAATTCAAATAGTTACGATCAAGAGGCCGGTCTGAAGACTGATTTAACTCCAATCCCAGAAGGTTTCTGTTCCATATCGCTTGCTCAGAAACATTCACACCTGTTACCTTTCCAACTTCTTTATCCGAGAAAAAAATCCAGTATTTATCTTTAGCATACCCGCTCTGAAAAATCAGCAGAATGGCGGCAATCAGTAAAGTTCTTTTCATAGTTTCTGAAAAAAATAATTGTCAGGGATCAATTCTTTTTGAACATCTCTCCTAAAAATTTCGGGTCAGTACACAGATATAGCCAGCTCATATGCGTTGTTTCATATTCAAAATACTTGACTTTAGCATTTGCGAATCGCAAATTCTGAGCAACCAGTCTCATGTACTCCACAGGAATATCCGGATCATATTTTCCAGCTGAAATATAAAATGATGCGTTTTTCACTACTTTATATTGTTTTTCAGTCAGAGGAAAAAGGTAGGACATCACAATTGCATTATTAAAAAGCTTCGGATATCTTAATAATACATCCAGTACAGCATGTCCGCCTGTAGATACACCAGCTACATACATTTTTTTGTTATCTATGGAATATTCCTTTTTCAACTTATTGACCACCTCAATTGACATCTGAAGTGAAGGCTGAGGAGGAGAATTTATATTTCCTTCATTACCGGTCCATTCATCAGTCATCTTAACTAAATGCGGAACCAGTACGAAACAAGGATATTGATCAGCGATCTCCTCTTTAGTAAATGTTTGTACAAAATGTACCAGAGGATTATTATTAACGCCTCTTTCTCCTATCCCATGAAAGAATAAAACTAAAGGATATTTCTTCTTAGGATCATAATTACGGGGCTTTAGCAACTGGTAGTATAAAGTATCCTTTCCATTTTTTATATATACCTCTTTGAGGAAAAGCTTCGATACAGATTCCTGTATCTTTTTTGAATAAAAGCCATTTGGAACTACTAAATTCTGTAAAGCAATATCTCCCAGAACATTACCCCTGGATATTCCATTTTTGGTCTCTAAATTAATTTTATAGATTGCCGGTTTTCCACAGGCAGCAAAGTTGTCTAATACTTCAATTTTATTCTCCTTATTTGACATCTCCCCTTCCTTCATTAAAATTGCGGATTGATTGGAATACTGAAATTTAACAGTATCCTTAGTGAAAACATCCCCGTCATTTGTCATAATGTTCGGCATGGCAAAATCATCCGTAATAGCATCATTTATCCTGCAATTGGCAATCAATGCGTTATTCTTACTATATATAGCAATATTATTATTGTATATATTAGGGAATCTCACCCAGGCCTGTGTTCCATCAACATTACAATAAGGGCTATAACAATTTGCTGCATTATTTGATCTTACTCCAAAAACAATAACGTTATTGTGACTTACGTTTGCAAAATCAAGTCTGGCTCTGTTGACATCAATGTTCACAACCCCAAAATTCTCCCGTTCTACCTTACCGGCATGTATCGTTTTAAACGCTGTATTATCAGGAGTTCCTTTACCCGTAAATGAAGGTAAATATTGTGGAAATAAGAATTGGGTAGGCGGTTTATAATCCTCATTGATCCCATTTTTACTGGTTTCAGGATCTGCACCTCTAAGTATTACCCCACTAAATAACTCAACATCAGCGTTCAGATAATACTTTCCTTTAGGAAAAAACAAAACCCCGCCACCATTATCTGAAATATCTTTCATTGTTTTAGATAGAGTTAGAGAATCCACTCTCCCTTTTTCATCAATTAATCCTGGAATTTTAACCGCATTAACAGTGTTTTTCCATGGTAAGTTATCTGTCCAGTGATTTACAGAATTATACTTCGTGAAATAGGGATTATTAACGGGAATCTGAGCTATTGCTGCTGTCTTAATCAAAAACAGCAAGGCAACAGCTACAATTTGTTTCAAAATCTTAGCATTCATTTTGGTTTATTTAGGTTTTAAAGAATTCAATACCAGCCTGTGTTCATCGGTTTAATGGTATCATTCCTTGTGAGAAATTAATTCTGCTAAAGAGGATATACCGAAAAAGAGGAACCGGTAATCAGGATATAAGCCAGGAAGCTGTATATCAGATATATTTATCCATATATCTTTTCAACGTGCGATTCACAAATTTCGATAGAAATAGATTGTGAAATAGAGCTAAGCCGGACTACCAGCCTCATTTTCCCTTTTTTCTCAGTTAAAAATCCCTCAAATCCCATTAAAGGGCCTTTGACTATGACCACCCGCTCACCTTTACACAAGGATGATGATCCATATATCTCTACTTCCTGTTCGCAAATCAGGTCCTTTATAGCCCTGACCTGGTTCTCCGGAACTGAGCATGGAACTCCACCATGAGATAAAAATTTAATAACTCCGCGCTGGCTCAAAACTTTCCATCTTTCTTGCTGAGTTATTTTAACAAACAGATAATTGGGAAACAGGGGTACTTCGACGACTTTTTTTCTGTCACTCCACTGCCTGGTCACCTTTTGCAGTGGTAGAAAAGCATCAATATCAAGCTCTAGCAATCGTCCATAAATTTTTTTCTCGGTTTTAGGAGAAGTATAGGCAACCAGCCATTGATTTTGCATAAAAAGTAATTAATAATTTTTTAGAATGATTTAAAAGAGAAACTATGCTTAACGCAGGTAAATTGATTTACCTGCTAAAAACCAAAAAAATAATATCTTATTATATGTACCCGAACCGGCATCCTTCTTCCTCCTGGATATTTTTAGCACCCAAATCCCCCCTCCTGCCTTAATTCGCAGAACTACGTGATGATCTTATTTAACAGGCGAACTTATACTGAAGTATGCCCTAATCCGAAAAGTTATTTATTGTACGGCAAGCTACATTTTGCAGCTGCAAAGAATTTGTTTTTATCACATTATCCGTTGAAAGGATAATCGTATTCAGACAGTGAGATGTTAGTAAAATCATGGGTCTTTTAAAGAAATTTGAACGATACCTATGGGGCTAAGCCAATTTAAAATTTATGATAAAATGTGGTTTACGTAATGATTTTTTAAAAGGAATAGGAGCGGCTACAAAATAGCTTCGCTGTTTTAACTTACAGCAAGCAGTTAAATATGAGTTAAAAATTATGCGTTTGTATTACTTAAACCAAATCTAATAAAATTTATTTATAATATACACAGTGAAATTAAGGAAAACATATATATAATTTAATAAAAACGTATAAAAAGCGCATTGAAACGAATTTTAAAAGGTATAAATCTGATTATCAATTTATTAATCAACAACTGTTTAAAAAAAATCACTTCTATCCTTATTATATTGCCTGCTCAAAGCAGTGTGTTTTGAGCAGGCAACAACAATTTAGATTCAGTATAAATTTAAACATGCAACATTTAGCTGTGCCCGCTGTCTTTTTATCATCCCATTAAAACATTTACTATAAAAAATCGTACAATGGCTTTTAAGTTATACTTTCTATCTTTTTTTTTGATTACCGTTAATCCGCTTCTTGCACAGGATAAAACTTCCGGAATCCAAACAATTATCAGCAGGGAAATGCAGGAGCGGCGAATCCCCGGTCTTCAACTTGCAGTTGTACAGCATGGAAAAATAGTTTTCAGTAAATCCTATGGTATCGCCAATATTCAGGACAGTATTCCAGTGACGGGCAAAACAGTTTTCGCGATCAATTCCTGTACAAAAGTCTTCACCAGTGTAGCTATAATGCAATTAGCTGAAGCTGGAAAATTAAATTTATCAGCCCCGGTATCAGCTTATATAGATAGCCTCCCTGCAACATGGAAAGCTGTTACGATTAAACAATTGCTGACACATACTTCCGGCTTCCCGGATTTGCTTAAAGTTCTTGATCCTGATGTGGGGAGTGTTGGTACTTTAAAGCGTGAACAGGTTATCTGGGAAAAATTAAAGACTATACCAATGGAATTCAAGCCGGGTGAAAGATTCAGTTATAATCAAACCAATGCGTATTTATTAGGTAAAATCATTGATAAACTCTATGGTCAGCCTTTTGCCCGGATCTTTGCAGAAAATCAATTTCAACCTGTAGGTATGCAAAGTACTGTCTTTGGCGATTCCCGTGACATTATCCCTCATTTTGCACCTACCTACAGCTACAAACAATATATAGACGGGCAGAAACTGAATAAAGAAGTGCTAACCAATAATTATTACGAATTCCCCTATTTCCACAGAACCGCATCCGGCCTGAACAGTACTGCTGAGGATATGGCAAAATGGATCATCGCTCTGCAGAGTGGTGTATTTCTAAAATCAAAATCAACTCTTGATACGATGTGGTCACCTGCTACATTCAATAATGGCACCCCTACTCCCTGGGCTCTGGGCTGGGGCTTAACCAAATTTCGTCAACACCATAGAGCAATAGGTATGTCAGGTGGTGGCCGTTCAGCATTTCTGATTTATCCTGATGACGACCTCGCGATTATCGTGTTAACCAATCTTGCAGGTGGCTCTCCGGAAGATTTTCTGGAAGAACTGGCAGGTTGTTATAATCCGGAAATTCCAAATGCCGATCCGGTTACCTATCTGCGGATCACCTTAAGAAAGACAGGTTTTGAGCAGGCAATTGAAATTACAGATCGCGAAAAGAAACAAAATCCACTTTTCAATCCCAATGAGTTTGAGCTGAATGAGTGGGCTTATCGAATGATGTCCAAAAATCAGCTTAAGGAAGCTACTGAAATCTTCAAACTCAATGTACATCTTTATCCACAAAGCTGGAACACTTATGATAGTTATGGAGAAGCTTTGTTAAAAGGTGGCTTCAGAGCTGAAGCGATCAGCATGTACAAAAAATCAGTAGCACTTAATCCTGATAATGGACATGGTAAAAAAGTATTGGAGCAGCTTTCTGCTCCATAACAGCGATTCATATATTAATGCAACTATGTTTCATTAATACACCGTTTTTCCTTATTTTGCGCACATGATGAAATTTAAAATTCTCTGTTCGCTTACCCTGGCCATATATCTGTTTTTGCCATTGAAACTGAAGGCGCAATTCATAACCGGAAAAGATCCGATTCCGGAAAGTTCAACCAATAATTCAGGTAAAAGCCTGCAGGATGCCAGCCGGATTGGCCGTACTTCAGGTTCAAAAGCGCCCGAGTTTCAGGAGCTTTACGATTATGAAGTCAGTACAAAAAATCTGGTCAGTGCTACGTTCCCTTATCAGTCTTTATTACACAGGGCCTATGTAATCATGCTGACAGAACAGAAGATCATAGACCATAAAGAAGCTAAAAGTATACTCAACGGACTTGTCAAAGTAGACAAGCTCGCGCTTGAAAATCCGTCATTGCAGGTGTACCTGCCCTATGAGGCTCAATTAATCAAAGAAGTGGGCAGTGCAGGTGGAAAAATGCACATCGGCCGCAGTCGTAATGATCTGGATAATACGACTAACCGTATGTATTTACGCGATCAGCTAATTGAAGTGATTGATGCTGTTATCCGGCTGCGTAAAGCGATCCAGACTAAAGCTATGGACCATCTGCAAACTGTGATGGTCATCTACACGCATAGAAAAGAAGCACAGCCCGGCACACTTGCTCATTACTTAACGGCTATTGATGAAAGTCTGGCCAAAAGTTTAGAACGCTATATTCAGCTTTATGACCGTATCGATCAGTCTCCGCTTGGATCTGGTGCAAGTGGTGGTACCGGCTGGCCATTAGACCGGTATAGAGTAGCAGACCTGCTGGGTTTTAACAGACAGCTGGTTGTCAATACGATAGAAGGAGTTGCGGGCTGGGATCATATAGCCGAATTTGCTGCTGATAATGCAATCTTCATGAGTGATCTCAGCCGTCTGGCTTCAGAGTTGCAGCTGTGGAGTACCGATGAATATAATTCCGTAGAGATGGATAACTCTTATGCAGGTATCAGCAGTATGATGCCTCAAAAAAAGAATCCTGATGCACTGGAAAGAACCCGTAAGGCATCTGCGCTGACCATGGGTCAGCTTGTTGCTATACTAAGCTCAACAAACAGTATCGAATATCAGCATAGTGGCGTCAGGGTAATGCTGGAGCCGAAATCTCTGGATGCAGTTCTTGCTGCAACTCATACCATGACCGGTGTAGTCAGCACCTTGCATGTCAATAAGGAAACCATGCTCAAATATGCCAGAGAAAACTTCTCTACGATGACTGATCTTGCAGATTTACTGGTTAGAAGTAATCACCTTGACTTCAGAGATGCCCACGAAGTGATTGCATCAGTAGTGAATAATGCCTTAAAACAAAAGAAAACTGCAGATCAGATCACAGTTGAGATGATCCAGACCGCAGCGAAAGAACGTTTAGGACACGAGTTATCTGTTACTGCAAAGCAATTACAAACTGCATTGGACCCTGTTCAAAGCATAACACATAAAACAGGCCCGGGAATGCCCGCAATATCCTCTGTAACGCAAATGATTACTACCGGTCAAAAGGATGTTGCTGCCAGGTCTGTCTGGCTGGAGAAGCAAAAAACATATCTGAGTAGAAAAAATCAGGAGTTAATAGAATTGGCCGGGAGCTATAGCCAATAAGCAGATTAATTGTAAACATCTAAAGTGAAGTAAAATGTTGAGCCAACATTTTCTTCACTTTTTAGCCTAATTTCACTTTCATGATACCGCAGGATCTCAGCGACAAGATATAATCCAATACCAAAACCAGGAATAGTTTTTATACGATTGTTATTAACTCTGTAAAATCGTTCAAAGAGTCTTTTCTGGTCAGCAGGACTTATTCCAATCCCCTGGTCACTTACATATATTTTAACCTTCCCATTCTGTTTTTCATACCCAAAAGTAATTACGCCACCATCGGGGGAATATTTTATGGCATTGCCAATCAGATTCATTAATACGTGCCCTATTTTGTTCTTATCCCCGTTTACTGTAACCTGATCAAGACCAATCTGCCTTATAATATGTGTTGCAGTCTGGAATTTTGCATCTTCAGCTATTTCTGTCATTAAAGAATGTAATTCAAAACTCTCCTTTTGCACATGCATTTTCCCTTCTTCCAATCTCGCCAGGTTTAAAAAGTCCTGAATCATACCAACCATTTTTTTAATCTGATTTTCGGCTTTAATCAGGGAAATTGTAGTAAACTCATCTTTTCCTTTTTTTGAATGTGCAATTAATAATTGATGATAGCCCATCAGAGCGGTCAACGGTGTTTTTAACTCGTGACTAACCATTGCAACAAAGTCATTCCTCTTCTGTTCTTCGAGTTTTTTCTCCGTTATATCCCTGACTATCTTCGATAAGCCAATAATTCTCCCCTGATTATCTCTTACCGGAGAAATCGTTAGTGAAACATCGATCAGAGTACCATTTTTTGTCATTCTGATTGTTTCAAAATGACTCACCGTCTCCCCCCTGCTTAACCTGGAGAGAATCAGTGTTTCCTCATCCTTACGATCTTCAGGAATCAATTTTAAAATTGGCTGACCAATCATTTCATCCTCTCTGTAACCAAAAATTCTTTCTGCCGAATCATTCCAGCTGGTCACAATTCCGTGAAGTGTTTTACTAATCACAGTATCATTACTCGACTCAACAATAGCAGCTAATTTTGCACTTTTTTCTTCCGCAGATTTAATATCACTGATATCAGAAGCACTCCCGATAAACAGATTTATATGATCTTCAATTCTATAATGCTGTTTCCATTGTATCTTAACCCATCGCAGACAATTATCATTAAAACGGTAGATTCTGAAGACCACATCACAAGTTTCCGCATGACCGGATGCGTCTATATTGTTAATCACCTGAACAACAAGAGGCATATCTTCCGGATAAATCCGATTCATAAAAGATGGATAGGTTATTTTTTCATTAACCTGAATACCAAAAATGCCTTTGCATTCTTCTGACATAAACAGATTATAATCTTTTGGATTCCATTCCCAGATACCCAATCCGGTAGACTCAACTGCCAGTTTCAATCTGGTTCTGCTCTTTTCCAGTTCAAGCAAGACGTCAGTTTTTTTTTCCTGCTCTTCATTTATCGCAGTAATATCTCTGGTGAAGCATCTGGTATGTATAAATTCACCATTTTTACGGTATACGCTTGAACTGATCAGTACATGCTTAATATCTCCATTTTTGCAGATAAGCTGAGCCGGATAATTTTGAATTATATCGTTGTTTGTCAGTCGGTTTAAAATATCATCTATAACATTTTGACTGGTATGAAACCTGCTGATCGGGAAACCGATATATTCTTCACTGGAATAGCCAAGTAAATCCAGCTCAGCCTGATTGGCCCATAAAATTATGCCTGCAGAATTAACCCGGTGAAGAGGAACAGATGCATTTTCAAAAAAATCTGTAAGCTCTTGTATTTGGACTTTCAGCATTTCATTCTTATTGCCGGATTTAGCCCGTTTTTCATTTAATTCTTTCAACTCTGCCATGATTAATAATCTAATATATTGAATCAGCTAAAAAAAGACAGACATGATTATAGCACAAAATCAAAAACACACAGGTATATTGGTATTCGGCAGCACAGTTGTGACGGACATGTCCTTTTGGTTCCGGAAATGTTAACATTTAACTCAAGACATTGTTTAATAAATTAATTTTTAAAAAGACGACGGATAAAAAAGGTAATTCTGCCGTTCATCATTTAAAAGAGTTCAAAATAAAAGGCCCGGAAAATATCCGGGCCAAAAGACGAAAAAGAAAGTAATTTCATTAAAACCTAAGTGTAACATTTGCAGAAAGAGACCTTGGCATTTGCGGACTCAATACACCCTGTCCGGTAAAATATAATACATTACCAATGTTATCCCCCTTTAAACCAACACGGCAATGCCTGGTTTCGTAAAATAGGGTCGCATTTAATAAAGTATAGGCAGGGAAAGTAAACACGCCGGTAGTCAGTGAATTTCCGGTAAGATGTTTCCCTGCATAATTACCACCAAACCCGGCACCCAGACCTTTTAATTTTCCTGTAGGCTGCACATAGCTGGCCCAGAAATTAATTAAGTCTGCGGGGCCTGCCGAGGCCGGCCTTCTTCCTTCAAATTCACGGGAAGATTTAGTCAGTTTGCTATCATTATAGCTATAACCCGCAATCAGGTTAAAGCCGGCTACCGGATTGGCAATCAGCTCAAAGTCCATTCCTCTACTCCGCTGAGTACCATCCTGAACAGTAATACTGTATTCTACATTATCTCTTATCAGCGGCTGAATTCTGGTTACATCCTTAACCTTGATATCATAATAACTTGCCGTGAAACTTAAGCGGCTATCAAAAATATCCATTTTCACTCCACCTTCAAACTGATTAGCCTGTTGCGGTTTGAAAGTACCAGAAATATCACTAAGAGGCTGGGCGGCAGGCGGAACATTGCTGAATCCGTTCATATAGTTTGCAAACAACGATATTTTGTCTTTAACCACCTGATAAACCAGTCCGAATTTTGGAGATACGGCAGTCTGGCTATATTTTGTATTCTTCTGTTCAATATTAGTCGAAAGATCCATTGTTCCAAGACTCTGAAAACGATCTACACGTAAACTCAGCATGGCCAGTAATTCATCTGTCAGATTGATCGCATCAGAAGCATAAACACTGTAAACATTAGTGGAATTGTAATTTTTAATTGGTGCACCGGCTGGGCTTGAGCCTGTAAATGCAGCCATTCTGGCCTCTGCTTTCATTCTGGTGAGATTACCATATTTCGCTGACATCTGACCATTTATCGCACTTACGGTATCAAACTTTAAGATAGCCGAATAATTAACATAAGTGGTCTGGTTAAGATAATCCAGTCCGGCAACAATACGGTGGCGCATCCCGCCAATTTTAAGGTCAGCATTGAAGTTCTGCTGGATATCCGTTGTTACCCCTTCATAATTCTGAAATTGTACGTTACGCTCTATCAGATCATCACTCTTCGCACCGCGGATAAATTCATACTGATATATACCATCAGTTTTCCGGGTATTCCTGGAGAAACTTGTCTGGGAATTCCAATGTTCCGAAATTTTATAATTCAGCTGTCCGCGGAAATTAGAAGACGGTGCTTTCAGGGTAATATCGTTAGCAGTAAAAGAACGTCTCCAGTCATAATTTAATTCTGCAGGCGTAGTGGCAATATATTTCCTGGTGCGATGCAGGAATACTATTGAAGGATTAGTCCCTTCATAATCATAAAACTCTGCATTCATCACAAGTTCCAGTTTATCATTGAACCTGTAGGAAATAACAGGGGCAATAAATAACGACTTACGAAATCCGGCATCCTGAAAACTTCCACGTTTATGCTGTGCCACATTTAAACGGAACTTTAAACTTTTATCTTTGTTAACAGGTCCGTAAATATCGGCAGTAAGACGGTTCAGGTTATAATTTCCTGTTGTATATCCGATCTCCGCACCTATGGTATCCAGAGGCTTTTTGGTGATTACATTAATCAGTCCGCCAAAAGTAGTCAGTGAACCGCCAAACAGCGTACCTGAAGGTCCTTTGACAACCTCTATCTTTTCAATATTTGCAGGATCAATATCACCGTTGGTCTGCCCTGCAATTCCATCTATCATAGAAATCCGGGTAGGGAATCCGCGTAGGTTGTAGTAAACAGCACCATCTCCGCCCCTTCCGATACTACCCTGCATTTTCAATACTCCGGGTGTGTTTTTCAGCACATCGGTCACATCAGTAGTAATCTGTTCATTAAACAGTGCTTTGGTGATTGTGGTATATACCTGTGGGTTTTCCAGGTTGTTCAGCGGAAGTTTGGCAACAGTTTCACTCTTGCGTATAACGAACTTATTTTTTTTCCTGCCATTGATTTCCACCTCATTGAGTTCCTGACTATTTTCATCCAGCATGAAATTTAAGGAAACGTTTTTTGATGAGGCTACAGTAGCTTGTTTTCGCTGCACGCTCAGCCCTACATAACTTGCACCAACAGTGTAAGTTCCTTCTTCGATTTCTTTAAGCGAATAATTACCCAGTGCATCTGCCTGTGTACTCCTTACACCAGCGATCCCCACGGTAACATAGGCCGCCGGTTTTCCGTCTCTGGTAGTTACCTTTCCTGATATACTACTTTTTGCCGCAGCAGTTTGAATGGTGATCTGCTCACCTGCTGCGCTCAGCCCTTTGAGCTGTTTTCCCAGTAGGGATGCAAGAATCTCTTTTACCGGTTTATCTGAAAAATTAAAACTAACCTTTCGCTGTACATTTAACTGAGTACTGCTGTAGGAAAAAGAAACGGCTGCCTTAGCGGCAATAGCATCCAGCGCTTCACTGATCGTAATATGAGTTGCCTGAACAGATATAAGTTTATTTAATGGAGAGCGCTGTTGGGCCAGCGTAAGAAAGGGAAACCAGAGTGAACAAAAAAATAAAAGGATAATCGCAATTTTTTTCTTTTGGGTACAGGCTTTGTACATACTTTTGTTTGTTGTTTAAATTAATGATGAATTGATTTGCAATAGCCCGGGATGAAGTTTGCAGACAGAAACCGGGTTTTTTATTTATCTACTTATCGTGAAAGTTTCATTTTGCTGATGATATTGTGATTTGATAGCGAAACAGATACTTTGCAGCACCTCATGTATATTCGGGTTGTTAAAACTGCCCGTATAGCGTTCCTGTTCCAGATTTTTATCCTTTATAACTAATTTGATATTATACCAGCGCTCAAGTATGAGCCTGATCTGTTCCAGATTAAGATCTTCCAGAACAAGCCGGTTTTCTTTCCAGTCCATATATTTTTTGCTGTTCTGTACAGTACTTTGCTTAAGACCGGGATTATCCCCTGCATTAAAAATTCCCTTTTGGCTGGCCGTAAGAATCAGCTCCCCACTATATTTAGCTC
This portion of the Pedobacter lusitanus genome encodes:
- a CDS encoding alpha/beta hydrolase-fold protein encodes the protein MNAKILKQIVAVALLFLIKTAAIAQIPVNNPYFTKYNSVNHWTDNLPWKNTVNAVKIPGLIDEKGRVDSLTLSKTMKDISDNGGGVLFFPKGKYYLNADVELFSGVILRGADPETSKNGINEDYKPPTQFLFPQYLPSFTGKGTPDNTAFKTIHAGKVERENFGVVNIDVNRARLDFANVSHNNVIVFGVRSNNAANCYSPYCNVDGTQAWVRFPNIYNNNIAIYSKNNALIANCRINDAITDDFAMPNIMTNDGDVFTKDTVKFQYSNQSAILMKEGEMSNKENKIEVLDNFAACGKPAIYKINLETKNGISRGNVLGDIALQNLVVPNGFYSKKIQESVSKLFLKEVYIKNGKDTLYYQLLKPRNYDPKKKYPLVLFFHGIGERGVNNNPLVHFVQTFTKEEIADQYPCFVLVPHLVKMTDEWTGNEGNINSPPQPSLQMSIEVVNKLKKEYSIDNKKMYVAGVSTGGHAVLDVLLRYPKLFNNAIVMSYLFPLTEKQYKVVKNASFYISAGKYDPDIPVEYMRLVAQNLRFANAKVKYFEYETTHMSWLYLCTDPKFLGEMFKKN
- a CDS encoding S8 family serine peptidase, yielding MKRTLLIAAILLIFQSGYAKDKYWIFFSDKEVGKVTGVNVSEQAIWNRNLLGLELNQSSDRPLDRNYLNFLSASHIKVVCRSKWLNAVSAYLNQDEIRLLRETGFVKDIRLIKSNSVLASSDNETETDNFVLEQINSKAIAKENLTGKNVVIGVIDGHFWKSKQNASLQAVFNDKRVLGTKDFIEPADRDNFFDRGTGPNDTHGTLVWQFIAGSDKDKRKKYGLATDASFYLARTDDSRKEFRKEEDYLVSALEWMDSLGVRLVNTSLAYSAEYDNPLENYRPENMNGVTSSIAKAVSIAVREKGMIIVIAAGNEGGNRNWKYISTPADATGAIAVGSTDKHGQKAIFSGIGPPFLSYIKPDISCYSNNGTSFSAPVITGLVACLLEKNPRLTSSDISQLLQKSGNLYPYSNNYLGSGVPDAERMMQLVNLTKSDWNNVEEMRVKDSKVLFAAKKYKSKIAVVFHKENERTVISQTIVFPEDNQFVIQKESGVKRSTVILNNRVAEIYWE
- a CDS encoding UpxY family transcription antiterminator, with protein sequence MQNQWLVAYTSPKTEKKIYGRLLELDIDAFLPLQKVTRQWSDRKKVVEVPLFPNYLFVKITQQERWKVLSQRGVIKFLSHGGVPCSVPENQVRAIKDLICEQEVEIYGSSSLCKGERVVIVKGPLMGFEGFLTEKKGKMRLVVRLSSISQSISIEICESHVEKIYG
- the argH gene encoding argininosuccinate lyase, translated to MMKFKILCSLTLAIYLFLPLKLKAQFITGKDPIPESSTNNSGKSLQDASRIGRTSGSKAPEFQELYDYEVSTKNLVSATFPYQSLLHRAYVIMLTEQKIIDHKEAKSILNGLVKVDKLALENPSLQVYLPYEAQLIKEVGSAGGKMHIGRSRNDLDNTTNRMYLRDQLIEVIDAVIRLRKAIQTKAMDHLQTVMVIYTHRKEAQPGTLAHYLTAIDESLAKSLERYIQLYDRIDQSPLGSGASGGTGWPLDRYRVADLLGFNRQLVVNTIEGVAGWDHIAEFAADNAIFMSDLSRLASELQLWSTDEYNSVEMDNSYAGISSMMPQKKNPDALERTRKASALTMGQLVAILSSTNSIEYQHSGVRVMLEPKSLDAVLAATHTMTGVVSTLHVNKETMLKYARENFSTMTDLADLLVRSNHLDFRDAHEVIASVVNNALKQKKTADQITVEMIQTAAKERLGHELSVTAKQLQTALDPVQSITHKTGPGMPAISSVTQMITTGQKDVAARSVWLEKQKTYLSRKNQELIELAGSYSQ
- a CDS encoding serine hydrolase, translating into MAFKLYFLSFFLITVNPLLAQDKTSGIQTIISREMQERRIPGLQLAVVQHGKIVFSKSYGIANIQDSIPVTGKTVFAINSCTKVFTSVAIMQLAEAGKLNLSAPVSAYIDSLPATWKAVTIKQLLTHTSGFPDLLKVLDPDVGSVGTLKREQVIWEKLKTIPMEFKPGERFSYNQTNAYLLGKIIDKLYGQPFARIFAENQFQPVGMQSTVFGDSRDIIPHFAPTYSYKQYIDGQKLNKEVLTNNYYEFPYFHRTASGLNSTAEDMAKWIIALQSGVFLKSKSTLDTMWSPATFNNGTPTPWALGWGLTKFRQHHRAIGMSGGGRSAFLIYPDDDLAIIVLTNLAGGSPEDFLEELAGCYNPEIPNADPVTYLRITLRKTGFEQAIEITDREKKQNPLFNPNEFELNEWAYRMMSKNQLKEATEIFKLNVHLYPQSWNTYDSYGEALLKGGFRAEAISMYKKSVALNPDNGHGKKVLEQLSAP